In Brettanomyces bruxellensis chromosome 7, complete sequence, the sequence CGATGTCAATGTCGGAGAGACCACCGATGAGCAACTCGAGCTCCCTCTCATCGAAGACCTGGACCAGATCCTCAGGAATGAGCTCGTTGAAGCCGTCCATAAAGGCCTTGAACTGCTGTTCGATGGGCTTGGAGATGATCCACTCGGTCTTCAGCTCGACGAACTCCTTCTTGTTGTCGTTGGTGACGTCGATGTGGCGTCCGTCCGGTTTCAAGTCGATGACTTCTTTCTTGCCGAAGTGGTCGACCTCAACGGAGAAAGTCTCGAAGATGACGTCGGTGATGTCGTTGGCCAACATCCAGCACAGCGAGCGGTACATCTCTGAGTCAACACTCTCGAGATCCTGCAACAGGATCTTCTTGTGGAGCATCATCTTGTACATGGCACCAACAAAGAAGGCGTCGAGGAAGCGGCGGTGGAATACACCCAAGCCGACAGTTCGGCCGATGAACTTAAAGTAGCTCAAGTGCTCCGGGTTGATGCCCGAGTCCGGGTTGATCTGGAGCGTGTAGTTGTCACTGGACGCGTACTTGAAAAGGCAGTAAATCGGGTTGAAGATCTCGTGCGAGAGCTGCTGGAAGAACTCACGTGACACTCCGCCGTAGTCCAAGCCTTCCTCGCCATCGAACTTGATCATCAACCGCTTCTTCAAGTCCTCCGGCGTCTGCCTCATCACCTCGCGGTACGAGTCCTCCATGAGGTTGCTTCTCCGCACCTTGATGTGGCACTGTCCGGGTAGGATCCGGAGGGCCGGCTGCGACCGGAAGTACACGAGCTTCCGCCGGAAGTCCCGCTTGTACTGCGGCACGTTCTGGTCGAGAGAGGACGGCAAACGAGGGTCGTCCCACGTCGTAGTCTTCGTGTTGTGATCTACAAAGTACACGCGAGACGTGTTTGCCAACCTCATCTCCCATCCACTAGGAAGTGGGCCCAGGGCCGACAACCGCTGTGCGTTGTACCCGTTGTTGCTGCCAAAGCTCTTGATGAACTGCTGCCTTCTCGGGTCCACCCACGTGGTGGTTCTCGTGTTGTGGTCCACGTAGTACGGCCGGCCCTCAGGTGTGAACCGCTGTTCCCAGCCCCGCGGAAGCTCACCCAACCCGGCAGCCGTGGCTCCCGACGCCGCCATCTGCATAGCCGTCGCCTGGTCCACGCCGGGGGACGATGCCTGGGATGCCTGGGGTGGCTGGGAGGCCTGGGAGGCCAAAGATGCCAAGGATGCCGGATTCTGCGGTATTGAGGGCGACCCCAGCGTTCCCCCGGGGGCAACATCACCTCCACGGTGCTCCGACGCATCCAAGGTCGGCCTCTTCCACGTCGTCGTCCGCGTGTTGTGGTCTACGTAGTACGTCCGGCCAAAATTGTCCGTCCTCCTCTCCCATCCGGGCGGAAGCCGGCCCAACTGGTCCTCGAACGACGAGAATTGCCGCTGGGGGGCCGCCGGCCGAGCCCGCGACGCCTGCTGGGCCACTGCGGCTGCCGTACCGGGGAACTGCTGGCCCACACTCGGCCCCTGGGCCCCGTTACTCGAGTACTCGGGTGATGCTTCCCCACTAGCAATGCCATTTTCGGCTGCATCCCCCGATGGAGGGTGGGAAACAGTCACCACGATCTTGCCCGACACACTGAGGTTTGAGTTCGACCGCTTCAACTCCTCCGTGATGGTCTGCTCGCTCGCCGTGTCCTCGAGACTGATCACATCGCCTATCCGGACATTCACCACCCCCAAGAACCCCTGgtccttcttcttgaacttcttctgGTCGAAAACCTGGATGATCAAGATCGACCCCTCTGTCACGTTGAACTCGAACGTCTGGTTCCAGTGCGGTGACAACGTCTTTTTTGCCGTTTCCGTAGTCTTCGTCTGCGATCCGTCCACCGTGAGTACTGCAAACGGATCCGGCGACCGGAACAGATCTCTCTTGTATAGACCCTCTGCCGCTATGAGCCTCACTAGTATTTTTGCACGAACTGCCATTATTGGTCGTGCTTCTTTGCTTCCTGCGTACCCGGTTATTCCTCAATATCCTTTTGGCTCAGACAATCGCTGGAtaccaaagaaaaataataatatgatGCTAAATGCCTATCTGTATAAAGAGTTCCTGTCCTTCTGTTGTATCCTCCGTTATCCAAATGACCCAATGATCCCTCACAAAGCCACAAATGTATCCGAattaaacaaaacaaaGTGAATGCCTTGCCCAGctgtatgtatgtatatCGTTCAATATATgtaaataatgataatagCTGATGCTTTCTAACTCGCTATGCCTGCGTGCTTCTTTATATTTACAAACTCTGCttttctcaaaaaaaaaaagcttgatCGCTCACTAACGTACCTTCTTGGTATTCCTCCTGTTAATTCCGTGTCCGAAACACAAATGTGGTGCAACTGAGTCTAAGATACGTTTACTTGAAAATTGcgttttttctgctttccCTCACCTGTTCTGCTAAAAAAAGTAtgtgagaaaaaaaaaaaattgaggatggtacaaaaaaaaaaaaactaacTACAAGAATGCGTGTGCGTTTGTTGCCTTAGACAACTCATATGAAACTGGGCACAGCACACCGGTTTATGAACTATGCACGCAGTTCCTACATACCAAAAAAGACCACTAATTTTCATTCATACAAAACTCCGCCCCACATCCCCTGCTGTCTCCGCCAATTATACCTctttaataatatatatccTTTTCCTTCGTATCACTCACTACTCATCAGAAGTTCTCATATAGGCAGAAATTAATTCGATCACCTGAAGTTCGCGGatcaaagcaaaaaaaaaaaagtagcaGGAGAAAATTAGAAAATAACAAGCTACGCCGACAAATAGCTTTGTCTATAATTACTAAATTTGCAGATGATCGGAACGAAAGGAGGGAAAAGCAGAACagacaaagaaaagcagaCTATGCCAT encodes:
- the RSP5 gene encoding NEDD4 E3 ubiquitin-protein ligase, coding for MAVRAKILVRLIAAEGLYKRDLFRSPDPFAVLTVDGSQTKTTETAKKTLSPHWNQTFEFNVTEGSILIIQVFDQKKFKKKDQGFLGVVNVRIGDVISLEDTASEQTITEELKRSNSNLSVSGKIVVTVSHPPSGDAAENGIASGEASPEYSSNGAQGPSVGQQFPGTAAAVAQQASRARPAAPQRQFSSFEDQLGRLPPGWERRTDNFGRTYYVDHNTRTTTWKRPTLDASEHRGGDVAPGGTLGSPSIPQNPASLASLASQASQPPQASQASSPGVDQATAMQMAASGATAAGLGELPRGWEQRFTPEGRPYYVDHNTRTTTWVDPRRQQFIKSFGSNNGYNAQRLSALGPLPSGWEMRLANTSRVYFVDHNTKTTTWDDPRLPSSLDQNVPQYKRDFRRKLVYFRSQPALRILPGQCHIKVRRSNLMEDSYREVMRQTPEDLKKRLMIKFDGEEGLDYGGVSREFFQQLSHEIFNPIYCLFKYASSDNYTLQINPDSGINPEHLSYFKFIGRTVGLGVFHRRFLDAFFVGAMYKMMLHKKILLQDLESVDSEMYRSLCWMLANDITDVIFETFSVEVDHFGKKEVIDLKPDGRHIDVTNDNKKEFVELKTEWIISKPIEQQFKAFMDGFNELIPEDLVQVFDERELELLIGGLSDIDIDDWKRHTDYRGYQESDQVIEWFWKCIAEWESDQRARLLQFATGTSRIPVNGFKDLQGSDGPRRFTVEKAGDPDQLPKSHTCFNRIDLPPYKDYESLRKKLTMAVEETVGFGQE